CGGAACATCAATCACTTTTTTAATTTCGGCAATCTGGTTAGCAACCGGGGCCGGGCCGATTTCAGCAATCGGAATCATGGCATTCATACCCTCACCCGTAATGCCGCGCCCCGTAGTTACATGAATGGCATCGGCACCGGCTTTTACCGCCATCTGAGCCATTTTTTTGGCTTCTTCAACGGTAATACCGTCTTCAAGACCTTCGCTGGCAACCATTCTGAATAACACCGGATAATCCTTGCCTACGGCCTCCCGAACCTTCTCGATGACCTCGACCGTGAATCTCATCCGGTTCTCGACGCTGCCGCCGTATTCATCCGTACGATGGTTAAAATGCGAAGACATCATCTGCTGGAGCAAAAATCCCTGAGATCCTTGAATTTCAACTGCGTCTACGCCGGCTTTTTGGGCTCTGACTGCCGCATCCGCAAACTTCTGCACGAGAGCTTTAAGTTCTTCAACCGTAATCTTTCGGGTTAAGAACATGCTTTTGTTCAAATCAGGATGCATGGGGAACAACTCTTCGATCAGCTTCCATATGCCGCCGTCCGGAGAAAGCTGCTGTCCTTTTGACATGATGGGAAATCCCTCAAGTCCGCCAAACATGATCTGGGCTGCCAGCTTGGAGCCGGCTGCGTGAATCGCATCAGCCAGTTTTTTCCAGCCCGGAATAAACGAGTCGTCCCAGATGGAATTCATGAAGGCAATGGATTTTCCCCCCTGATCCACCGGTGCAACACCGGATATGATCAATCCGGTATGCCCTTCAGCACGTCGGGCATAATAATCGATCAGCCGCTGAGTTATGAGATCATCGCCCTCGGTGTATCCTACGCTCATGGGAGCAAGAGCGGTTCTGTTTCTCAATTCCATTCCATTGATCGTAATAGGCTCACAGAGTTTTTTGAATTGTTTACTCATTGATCCACCCCCTTTCCAATCCTGTTACATACTCAGTCGGTTTTTCATCGTACAGCGCCATCCGGACCAGATCGGCCGCCATCAACGGCATAATCCCGGATCCCTTGTCATCCCTGGCTAATGCCGCATAACAGAAAGGACACAGGAGCATCATCGAATCAGCGCCATAATGTTTGGCGTCGGCAATGTTTTTATCCCGAATATCCTGAGAAAACTGCTGATTTTCAGACAGAATTTCGGAGGCCCCTCCACCTAAACCGGGTACCGCACCGCAGCAGATCTGATTTCTGCGGTCATATTTACGCTCCACCAGTTTAACGCCCAGCAGATCGAACAGTTCCTCGATCCATATATGCCGATCCGGACCGCATCGCAGGGAACAGGGAAGCTGAATCGCACATTTGAGCCCCAGTTTTTTTACATCTTTATAATTTTCCTTGACCACCCGGATGAGCCATTCCAGAAAATGAACCGGCTTGAAATTCGGCTCCAGTTTCATCTCCTTTGCATAACTGAAAAATGGCGCGTAACATTCATCGTGATAAAAAATAATTTCATCGGTCGGCAATTTGTTGAGCCTGGAGATATAATTCGGCATGTTTTCAAATACGGCCGTATCCTGCCGACCGTGAACCATACCGTTTACGCAGAAATAATCACCGCCGCCCACGATGTTTACGCCCTCAAAGAGTTTGCTTTCCGAAAACAGATGCGGCTGGAAATACTCCATACAACAAATACTTATCCACGGAGCACCCTTTTTTGTTTTTCGGACGAAATTCCTTGCCAGGTTGAAACAAAACACTTCCAGAATGGCGGTTGCAGAGCCTTTTGTCAGTTCAGATCCCTCTTCTTCCATTCGATGAATGATAAGATCGAATGGCCGGGCGCCTTTGGTGCAGAAGGTATTGCACCCGCAGCAGGTGATACATCTGTCCAGCACCTCACTGTGCTTTCCGTCGACCAGAGCCTTCATCTCTTTTTTGGCCCGCTCACGATCGTACCCGAGGTACAGGCAGGACTCCAGACACTCACCGCAAAGATCACATCGTTCCGGTTTCCACATAAACTTCTCCTTTCAGTTTCAAAAATGAAGACCTTCAAAAATGAAGACCTTCGTTGACCTTAGACAAAACATTTCAGGAAGAACTTTTTAAAAAAGTTTTACACCCGGAAAAATCTTTTTAACATAGAGGCGATACACCACATTTAATCTGAAAGGACCCTATTTTCAT
Above is a window of Desulfobacterales bacterium DNA encoding:
- a CDS encoding (Fe-S)-binding protein produces the protein MWKPERCDLCGECLESCLYLGYDRERAKKEMKALVDGKHSEVLDRCITCCGCNTFCTKGARPFDLIIHRMEEEGSELTKGSATAILEVFCFNLARNFVRKTKKGAPWISICCMEYFQPHLFSESKLFEGVNIVGGGDYFCVNGMVHGRQDTAVFENMPNYISRLNKLPTDEIIFYHDECYAPFFSYAKEMKLEPNFKPVHFLEWLIRVVKENYKDVKKLGLKCAIQLPCSLRCGPDRHIWIEELFDLLGVKLVERKYDRRNQICCGAVPGLGGGASEILSENQQFSQDIRDKNIADAKHYGADSMMLLCPFCYAALARDDKGSGIMPLMAADLVRMALYDEKPTEYVTGLERGWINE